The genomic stretch GGGTGGTGGCGGAGGAGGAGCGGAGGGTCGGGCCGGCGGTGGCGGCGAGTCGGCGGGCCCATCCGACGGCGCGGGCGTCGGTCTCGAGGTGGCCCGGGAGCAACGCCGGGGCCTTGCCACCCGACTTCCCCGGGGGCGGTCGGGATGACGTGCGGTTGCTCCTCGTCGCCGACCCGCCGCCGAGCACCGAGCGTGCCAAGAACGCCAAGGCCAAGGACCCCAAAGCCCGGCGCTCCCTGCCGATCCGCCCGCCGCAGAGCTTCAACAACGTCGTGGCGGCCGTGTACGCCGCCCTCGCCGACCCGCTGGCGGCCGACAGCGCCGAGGCCCGGGAGCAGCGGGCGGCCCGGGTCCGCGAGGTGGGCCTCATCGCCGCGTCGACGGCTCTGGTGGCGCTGCTGGTCTACGGCATCTTCCCGGTGCGGACGTTCCTGAACCAGCGGGCGGCGACGTCCGACGCGGAGGAGCGCCTGGAGCGGATCGCCGAGGCCAACGACCGCCTGACCGGTGAGGTCGAGCAGCTCCAGGACGACGACGAGATCGAGCTGCGCGCCCGCAGCGACTACGGCTGGGTGTTCCCCGGCGAGGAGTCGTACGGCGTCCTGCCGTCCCCGTTGGCGACGACGACCACCACGGCCCCCGAAGCCGCCGACGCCGACGAGAACGACGACTGAGACCGAGATCTCGACTCAGATGGCGTCATAGCGACCAGCTCTGTCGAGGTTTCGCCCCT from Acidimicrobiales bacterium encodes the following:
- a CDS encoding septum formation initiator family protein; the protein is MRLGPRKRVVAEEERRVGPAVAASRRAHPTARASVSRWPGSNAGALPPDFPGGGRDDVRLLLVADPPPSTERAKNAKAKDPKARRSLPIRPPQSFNNVVAAVYAALADPLAADSAEAREQRAARVREVGLIAASTALVALLVYGIFPVRTFLNQRAATSDAEERLERIAEANDRLTGEVEQLQDDDEIELRARSDYGWVFPGEESYGVLPSPLATTTTTAPEAADADENDD